Proteins from one Niallia circulans genomic window:
- a CDS encoding (Fe-S)-binding protein has protein sequence MKVSLFITCLADMFYANVGKSSVELLERLGCEVDFPEQQTCCGQVSYNSGYHKETKEVAKHMIKTFEQSDYVVAPSGSCVAMLHEYPQLFKEDREWQEKAEKLAAKSYELTQFIVDVLKVEDVQASLPACATYHRSCHMTRLLGVKDAPLKLLSHVDGLQVNSLPNSENCCGFGGTFSVKMGPISEQMVQEKVDSIEAANADVLIGADCGCLMNIGGYIDRQNKPIKVMHIAEVLNSEVKKHADENR, from the coding sequence ATGAAAGTCTCATTATTTATAACTTGTTTAGCAGATATGTTTTATGCCAATGTTGGCAAAAGTTCTGTAGAGCTATTGGAAAGATTAGGCTGTGAGGTTGATTTTCCAGAGCAGCAAACATGCTGTGGCCAAGTTTCCTATAACAGCGGTTATCATAAAGAAACAAAAGAGGTAGCCAAGCATATGATTAAGACATTTGAGCAATCAGATTATGTGGTCGCGCCTTCTGGCTCCTGTGTTGCGATGCTCCATGAGTATCCCCAGCTTTTTAAGGAAGATAGGGAGTGGCAGGAAAAGGCCGAAAAGCTTGCAGCTAAATCGTATGAACTGACCCAGTTTATTGTTGACGTGTTAAAGGTCGAGGATGTGCAGGCAAGCTTGCCGGCGTGTGCAACCTATCATCGCTCCTGCCATATGACAAGGCTGCTTGGAGTGAAGGACGCACCTTTAAAGCTGCTTTCACATGTGGATGGATTACAGGTTAACAGCTTGCCAAACAGTGAAAATTGCTGTGGGTTCGGAGGAACGTTCTCTGTTAAGATGGGGCCGATTTCCGAGCAGATGGTTCAAGAAAAAGTCGACTCCATTGAAGCTGCGAATGCAGATGTTCTCATCGGGGCCGATTGCGGCTGCTTGATGAATATTGGCGGCTATATTGATAGACAAAACAAACCAATTAAAGTGATGCATATTGCAGAAGTATTAAATAGTGAGGTGAAAAAGCATGCCGATGAAAATAGGTGA
- a CDS encoding LutB/LldF family L-lactate oxidation iron-sulfur protein — MPMKIGDQPFFERVHDGLEDNFMRSAVTSAQERMQGKRLAAVEELGDWEEWRKLGEEIRTHTLDNLDYYLQQLSENTAKRGGHVFFAKTKEEATEYIKNVVEKKHAKKIVKSKSMVTEEINLNETLESAGCEVIETDLGEYILQLDDHDPPSHIVVPALHKNKEQIRDTFKEKKGYQKTEVPEELALFAREQLRQEFLSADIGITGCNFAVADAGTVCLVTNEGNAGLVTALPKTQITVMGMERIVPTWEELDVLVSLLCRSSVGQKLTSYITGLTGPKEALDVDGPEEFHLVIVDNGRSNILGTEFQSALHCIRCAACINVCPVYRHIGGHSYGSIYPGPIGAVLTPLLGGYDDYKELPYASSLCAACTDACPVKIPLHELLIKHRRKIVEDEKKAPMAEKLAMKGYEFAVKHPTVYKAGTKSAPTVLKPITKDNSIKSGPGPVKLWTDTRDLPAPSKQRFRDWYKQKQQEEQ; from the coding sequence ATGCCGATGAAAATAGGTGATCAGCCTTTTTTTGAAAGAGTTCACGATGGATTAGAAGATAACTTTATGAGATCTGCGGTTACATCCGCACAAGAGCGGATGCAAGGAAAGCGACTGGCTGCTGTTGAGGAGTTAGGTGATTGGGAAGAGTGGCGAAAGCTTGGTGAGGAAATTCGCACACATACACTTGATAATCTTGATTATTATTTACAACAGCTCAGTGAAAACACGGCGAAACGAGGAGGCCATGTGTTTTTCGCAAAAACGAAAGAGGAAGCCACAGAGTACATCAAAAATGTTGTCGAAAAAAAACATGCCAAAAAAATCGTCAAGTCAAAGTCCATGGTGACAGAGGAAATTAACTTAAATGAAACACTTGAATCAGCAGGGTGTGAAGTGATTGAAACAGACTTAGGCGAATATATTCTTCAGCTTGATGATCATGATCCACCATCCCATATTGTTGTGCCTGCCCTTCATAAAAACAAAGAACAAATCCGCGACACTTTTAAAGAAAAGAAAGGCTATCAAAAAACAGAGGTGCCAGAAGAATTAGCTCTGTTTGCAAGAGAACAGCTCAGACAGGAATTCCTTTCCGCTGATATAGGCATAACAGGCTGCAATTTTGCGGTAGCAGATGCGGGAACAGTTTGTCTTGTCACAAACGAAGGAAATGCAGGCTTAGTAACGGCACTTCCAAAAACACAAATTACGGTTATGGGGATGGAACGAATCGTGCCTACGTGGGAGGAACTCGATGTCCTTGTCAGTCTGCTGTGCCGCAGTTCTGTCGGGCAAAAGCTCACAAGCTATATCACTGGGTTAACTGGTCCAAAAGAGGCGTTGGATGTGGATGGTCCAGAGGAATTTCATTTGGTAATTGTCGATAATGGAAGATCCAATATTCTCGGAACAGAGTTTCAAAGTGCCCTTCATTGTATAAGATGTGCCGCATGCATTAATGTTTGTCCGGTTTACCGTCATATTGGCGGACATTCCTATGGTTCGATTTATCCAGGTCCGATAGGTGCAGTGCTGACACCATTGCTAGGCGGATATGATGACTATAAAGAGCTGCCGTATGCCTCTTCCCTTTGTGCTGCATGTACAGATGCCTGCCCTGTCAAAATCCCGCTCCATGAATTGCTGATCAAGCATCGCCGGAAAATCGTCGAGGATGAGAAGAAAGCACCAATGGCTGAAAAGCTGGCAATGAAAGGGTATGAATTTGCCGTTAAGCATCCAACTGTTTATAAGGCAGGCACAAAGTCAGCACCAACAGTCTTAAAGCCAATTACAAAGGATAACAGTATTAAAAGTGGTCCAGGACCTGTTAAACTTTGGACAGATACACGTGATTTGCCAGCACCAAGCAAACAAAGATTCAGAGATTGGTATAAACAAAAACAGCAGGAGGAGCAGTGA
- a CDS encoding LutC/YkgG family protein: MAGNIMNSDSFLDHVAHKLQRTRKTAATKPVWKHKPQWNVLKDANQHELAAVLKKQCEVIHTQFLEVQANEVAETIAKILKSEQLKTVITYDDSRFLEYGFNAEVRNKWEAAGVSSYIWDHTKTAENIKAAEQADVGITISDMTLAESGTVLLFSNRNKGRSVSLLPKTFIAIVPQSTIVPRMTQAATAISKLVSEGSELASCIDFITGPSNSADIELNLIVGVHGPIKATYILVKDK, encoded by the coding sequence ATGGCCGGTAATATCATGAACAGCGATTCCTTTTTGGACCATGTCGCCCATAAGCTGCAGCGGACGAGAAAGACTGCAGCCACAAAACCTGTTTGGAAGCATAAACCTCAGTGGAATGTTTTAAAGGACGCAAATCAACATGAGTTGGCTGCTGTTTTGAAAAAACAATGTGAGGTTATTCATACGCAATTTTTAGAAGTACAAGCAAACGAGGTAGCAGAAACAATTGCCAAAATCCTGAAAAGTGAGCAGTTGAAAACAGTCATTACATATGATGACTCCCGCTTTTTAGAGTATGGCTTTAATGCGGAAGTGCGCAATAAATGGGAAGCGGCTGGAGTCAGCAGCTATATTTGGGATCATACAAAAACGGCAGAAAATATAAAAGCAGCAGAACAGGCTGATGTCGGTATTACAATCAGTGATATGACCTTGGCTGAATCTGGTACTGTGCTGCTTTTTAGTAATCGCAACAAAGGCAGATCTGTTAGCTTGCTTCCGAAAACATTTATTGCGATTGTACCACAAAGCACGATAGTGCCACGAATGACACAGGCAGCAACCGCTATTTCTAAGCTTGTTTCAGAGGGAAGTGAGCTTGCAAGCTGCATTGATTTCATAACAGGACCAAGCAATAGTGCCGATATAGAGCTTAATCTTATTGTCGGTGTCCACGGACCAATCAAAGCCACATATATCCTTGTAAAAGACAAATAA